In the genome of Budorcas taxicolor isolate Tak-1 chromosome 23, Takin1.1, whole genome shotgun sequence, one region contains:
- the LOC128067959 gene encoding EKC/KEOPS complex subunit LAGE3-like: MQETGGDVGAGSLAGGAKSQGRRGVGGGRGGPGSAGAASAADHGAPGVAPAQHSSQRPGSRPCVFTLSVPFPSALEAEIARGSLAPDTEPHRGAVGKELTVSGNVLAVCWRAEDCRLLRISIVNFLDQLSLVMRTMQRFGPPVAR, encoded by the coding sequence ATGCAGGAGACTGGTGGGGACGTAGGCGCAGGCAGCCTGGCGGGTGGCGCCAAAAGCCAGGGCCGGCGGGGGGTCGGGGGTGGCCGGGGCGGCCCCGGCAGCGCGGGTGCTGCTTCCGCTGCAGACCACGGAGCTCCGGGTGTCGCGCCGGCCCAGCACTCTTCCCAAAGGCCGGGAAGCCGACCATGCGTATTCACCCTAAGCGTGCCTTTCCCGTCCGCCTTGGAGGCAGAGATTGCCCGTGGGTCCCTGGCCCCAGATACCGAACCTCACCGTGGGGCGGTTGGGAAGGAGCTCACAGTGAGCGGCAATGTCCTGGCGGTCTGCTGGAGAGCTGAAGATTGCCGCCTCCTTCGAATCTCCATTGTCAACTTTCTGGACCAGCTTTCTCTGGTGATGCGAACCATGCAGCGCTTTGGGCCCCCTGTTGCCCGCTAA